GCTGGAAGTTCCATCTGCTGACTGAGGACATGGAGTTCACTATGGACTGCATCCTGCACGGCGACCGTATTGGCTACTGTGGTACGGCCATCCTCTACGACGAGCAGCCCGTTTCCTTCCAACAGTCTTGGCGGCAGCGCCTGCGCTGGTCAAAGGGCTTCCTCCAAGTCTTTCGCTATTACGGGCCGGCTCTCATCCGCAGGGCCATCCAGGAGCGAGACTTCTCTGCTGTCGATTTGACTATTCTCATCTGTCCACTAGCGGTTCTGGGTGGTATCCGTTTCATCTTTGGGATGCTCTTTGCGGCGCTAGGTTTCGTCACCTGGTCTAGCCAGATAGGTGCGCTGAGCAATATGCTCGTGCTGGGTCTTGAAGCTATATTGGCACTCATGGGCTTGGCTGCTATGACGGTGGTGGCGGAGCGCAATAAAATCGGCGCTTCCAACAAGGAACTTTTCGCTTACTGCCTGAGTTTCCCTATTTTCATGCTCTCCTACGTGCCTATCTCCTTCCAAGCTATTTTCTCGAACCCGGGTTGGAAGCCGATTGTGCACAATGCCAGCGATCGCAAGAAGGGCGCTGAGTAAACCTCGCCCCGCCAGCCACAGCAGGGCGTGTGCCGCCTACTGGGTAAGATTGTAGGTTGCAGAAGTGGTCAATTTGCGCTGACCCCCCCCCTATGGGTTATGCTCATAGCATGAGTACTTATCAGAATGTGCCCACCGGCACTGAGCCGGCAACAATCGCCGTTGCTCCAAATGCTGCTGCGGCTGTCTCTATTCGTGGTCTCTACAAGCGTTTTGACGCTAAAGTGGCTGTCAATGGTCTCTCGCTCGACATTCCGGTCGGTTCCTTCTATGGTCTGGTCGGTCCCAACGGAGCGGGCAAGACTACGACTTTAAATATGGCGACTGGCCTGTTGGTGCCCGATGCCGGCAGTGTGATGATTCTGGGCCACGACGTGTGGTCTGATGTCAACCTGGCCAAGCGGACTATCGGTGTCATGCCACAGGCCAACCAGATTTTTGACCGTTTAACCGGCCTTCAACTCCTGGTGTACTCGGGGATGCTGCGTGGCATGAAGCGGGCGGAGGCTATGGGAAGAGCCAAGGACCTGCTCTCGGCCTTTGACCTGATGGATGCGGCCGACCGCATGGTGAGCGACTACTCAGCGGGTATGAACAAAAAGATTTGCCTGGCATCTGCCATGATTCACTCACCCCGCCTGCTGGTGCTCGACGAACCGTTTGAGTCGGTAGACCCTGTTTCTTCGGCCAATTTGAAGGATATTCTGGCCGAGTATGTCTCCACGGGCGGCACGGTGATTGTCTCCTCGCATGTGATGGCTCTGGTAGAGAAGATGTGTACGCATGTGGCTGTTATCAACGCTGGACAAGTTCGTGCAGACGGCACTATAGCTCAGGTGGCCAATGGCGAGGATCTTGAGGACCGCTTCTTGGATTTGGTTGGAGGTCGGCACGCTGCTGCCCAAATCAGCTGGCTCAACGGCGGCGGACAAGAGCAAGAGCAAGCGCCAGAGAGCCAGATGCCTGCGGCTTCCTCAACCCCGTCGGCTCAAGCCTATCCGCAGCCCACTGCACCTGACTTCCCAGTCTCGGGTCAAAGCCCAGAATCGGGTGCGCGATGAGCGAAGTACTGACTATCGTCCGCCTGCGGTGGGCGCTGACCTGGGCCACGATGAAAAAGTCATCCTGGCAGACTGTTGGCTTTATTATCAGCCTGATTCTGGTTCTAGGGGCTGTGGTGAGCGCTTGGAGCGCGTCTTGGAACTTGGGGCCGCAGCTTGCTGCCGATGGTGCAACGCTCGAAGTGGCTCGTGCCATCTTGCTGGATGCCATGAGTGCTTTGACGGTATTTATTGTGATCATCCAACTCATGGTGATTGGTGAAGGTTCGACGCTCAATCCGCAGCGCTTCGCCCTCTTCGGCATTCCCGACCGCAAACTCCAGGCTGGCCTTTTGTGCGCCGGTCTAGTGGGGCTGCCCGCCATCTGCGGATTCCTGTGCTTTGCCTCTCTAGCTGCCCTCTACAGGGGCTTAGGGCCGGTGATGGTGCTGACGGCTGTCATTTCGGCCCTGATTGCCGTGGTGACCATGATGAGCATATCGAAAATGGTGCTCTCGCTGGCCACAACCTTGGCGAATTCCCAGCGGGCACAGAACGTTCTCTACCTGGTGGTGTTCTTGCTCTTTCTTTCGATGTGCTACGCGCCCCAGATCATTGCGCCCTCCGGTCCCAGCGGTCACCTTGAGTTCGCGCAGATTGAACCCCTGGCAGAAATCCTCTCCTTCACTCCGCTGGCGGCGGCCTTCCAGCTGCCCTTTGACTTGGCCACCGGCGCTTGGCTGTTCGCCCTGCTCCGGCTGGTGATCCTGGGACTTACCTGCTGGTTGTGCTTCGCGGTGTCTACCTGGTGCTTGCGCCATGCCCGCCTGAGTGTTGGCCACACGGCTGCGCAGGTCAAGGCGCACGGCCTGGGCATCTTTACCCGGATGCCGGACTCACCCTCAGGGGCTGTGTCAGCGCGCATGGCTATTTACCTGCGCCGGGACCCCCGCCAGCTGCTCTACTTCCTCCTGCCGATCATTTTCCTGATTGTCTTTAGCTTCCAGGCGGGTCAAATGCCTGAAATGGTCTGGGTGGCAGTCTATATGGGCGCTGTGATGCTGAGCATGTTTTTCGCCAACGATTTGGCGTACGACGGCCCTGGCATCCACATGCAAGTCATGGCAGGTCTGCCCGGTAAGGAAGACAGGCGGGGGCGCGTCCGGCTCTACTTGCTGGTCACGTCCGTGTACTTCATCCTTGAGTGCATCATTGCTACCTTCATCTCCGGATACTGGCACGATGCGAATCACTTGATTGACGCTCTGGTCATTACCTGCACGGTCGGGGGCGTGCTCATGGCGGGCATTGGGCTGGCTCAGGTGCTCTCCTGCCTGCTGATTTATCCGGTGGCCTCTATCGACAAGCCCTTCTCCTCGCCCCAGGGCCGACCGGTAACACAAGGTCTCTTCCCCTTCGTGCAGATGTTGGGCAACATTTTCGCTATGCTCCCAACGCTGATTGCCTGGTTCATCCTGGTCATCAACGTTCCCGACAGTCCGCTCATGTGGCTGCTAGCGCCCATAGCCCTCGTCAATGGCGCTCTGGTGCTGCTAGGAGGCCTCAACTGGGGCGGCAAGCTCCTTGACCAGCGTCAGTTAAAGATTGTCAGTACCCTCGACCGGTACGCTTCCTTGTGAGTATGTTGCTGGAGCTAT
This window of the Bombiscardovia nodaiensis genome carries:
- a CDS encoding ABC transporter ATP-binding protein, with protein sequence MSTYQNVPTGTEPATIAVAPNAAAAVSIRGLYKRFDAKVAVNGLSLDIPVGSFYGLVGPNGAGKTTTLNMATGLLVPDAGSVMILGHDVWSDVNLAKRTIGVMPQANQIFDRLTGLQLLVYSGMLRGMKRAEAMGRAKDLLSAFDLMDAADRMVSDYSAGMNKKICLASAMIHSPRLLVLDEPFESVDPVSSANLKDILAEYVSTGGTVIVSSHVMALVEKMCTHVAVINAGQVRADGTIAQVANGEDLEDRFLDLVGGRHAAAQISWLNGGGQEQEQAPESQMPAASSTPSAQAYPQPTAPDFPVSGQSPESGAR